In Streptomyces chartreusis NRRL 3882, the following are encoded in one genomic region:
- a CDS encoding TetR/AcrR family transcriptional regulator: MSTVPPPFPTPQESVGHPESVGHPELLQLGTVLEPGEPCLRADAARNRARLLEAAARLVAERGADAVTMEAVAAEACVGKGTVFRRFGDRTGLLTALLDHSEKKFQAAFLAGPPPLGPGAPPVERLRAFGRAMLRRSTDELELQLAAEPGASRRFTSPPRRVLRHHVVMLLRQAVPEADCELLSHTLMGQLDPALIHHLTRQCGISLERLEDAWVDLVDRVTGTATGG; the protein is encoded by the coding sequence ATGTCCACCGTCCCGCCGCCCTTCCCGACGCCCCAGGAGTCCGTCGGCCATCCGGAGTCCGTCGGCCATCCGGAGCTGCTCCAGCTGGGCACCGTCCTGGAGCCCGGCGAGCCGTGCCTGCGGGCCGACGCCGCGCGCAACCGGGCCCGGCTGCTGGAGGCCGCCGCGCGGCTGGTGGCGGAGCGCGGCGCGGACGCCGTCACGATGGAGGCGGTGGCCGCCGAGGCCTGCGTGGGCAAGGGCACGGTCTTCCGCCGGTTCGGCGACCGCACCGGTCTGCTGACGGCGCTGCTCGACCACTCCGAGAAGAAGTTCCAGGCCGCGTTCCTGGCCGGGCCGCCGCCGCTCGGACCCGGAGCGCCGCCCGTGGAGCGGCTGCGCGCCTTCGGCCGCGCGATGCTGCGCCGCTCGACCGACGAACTGGAGCTGCAGCTGGCGGCCGAGCCGGGCGCCAGCCGGCGCTTCACCTCCCCGCCCCGCCGGGTGCTGCGCCACCACGTGGTCATGCTGCTGCGGCAGGCCGTCCCGGAAGCGGACTGCGAGCTGCTCTCCCACACCCTGATGGGCCAGCTCGACCCCGCCCTGATCCACCACTTGACCCGACAGTGCGGGATATCCCTGGAGCGCCTGGAGGACGCCTGGGTCGACCTCGTCGACCGGGTGACGGGCACGGCCACGGGCGGCTGA
- a CDS encoding NAD(P)H-dependent oxidoreductase: MSVRILALVGSLRAGSHNRQLAEAAVKLAPEGAEVELFEGLAEIPFYNEDIDVEGTVPAAAAKLREAANAADGLILFTPEYNGTIPAVLKNAIDWLSRPYGAGALSGKPVAVVGTAFGQYGGVWAHDETRKSVGVAGGKVLEDVKLSIPGSVTRFAETHPADDAEVAAQLTEVIARLHGHAAEPAAA, translated from the coding sequence ATGTCTGTTCGTATCCTCGCCCTCGTCGGCAGCCTTCGCGCCGGTTCGCACAACCGCCAGCTCGCCGAGGCCGCCGTCAAGCTCGCCCCCGAGGGTGCGGAGGTGGAGCTGTTCGAGGGGCTGGCCGAGATCCCCTTCTACAACGAGGACATCGACGTCGAGGGCACCGTTCCGGCCGCCGCCGCGAAGCTGCGCGAGGCCGCGAACGCCGCCGACGGCCTGATCCTGTTCACGCCCGAGTACAACGGCACCATCCCGGCCGTCCTGAAGAACGCCATCGACTGGCTGTCCCGCCCCTACGGCGCCGGTGCCCTCAGCGGCAAGCCGGTCGCCGTGGTCGGCACCGCGTTCGGCCAGTACGGCGGCGTCTGGGCGCACGACGAGACCCGCAAGTCCGTGGGCGTGGCCGGCGGCAAGGTGCTGGAGGACGTCAAGCTGTCCATCCCCGGCTCGGTGACCCGCTTCGCGGAGACGCACCCGGCCGACGACGCCGAGGTCGCCGCGCAGCTGACCGAGGTCATCGCCCGTCTGCACGGCCACGCCGCGGAGCCGGCCGCTGCCTGA
- a CDS encoding XdhC family protein, which yields MLDLAGHLHAWAEEGRDFAVATVVAVGGSAPRPPGAALAVSADGTAIGSVSGGCVEGAVYDLCLQALQDRQTRIERFGYSDEDAFAVGLTCGGTIDIMVTPYDSGRTAEATALSAAADGEPVALARVVHGPADLLGRAVLVRPDRTHEGGLGGHPDLDRTAIAQARALLDAGRTGTVEVSEDGSHCPGGVTLLVESAVPPPRMIVFGAIDFAAALVRAGKFLGYHVTVCDARPVFATRVRFPDADEIVVDWPHRYLAGTDTDARTVLCVLTHDAKFDVPLLTEALRLPVAYVGAMGSRRTHEDRNRRLREAGVSERELARLRSPIGLDLGARTPEETALSIAAEIVAARHGGTGRPLTGADTPIHRDERAAGPLPQPV from the coding sequence ATGCTTGACCTCGCCGGGCACCTGCACGCATGGGCCGAGGAGGGCCGGGACTTCGCCGTCGCCACCGTCGTGGCGGTCGGCGGCAGCGCCCCGCGCCCTCCCGGCGCCGCCCTGGCCGTCTCCGCCGACGGCACGGCCATCGGCTCGGTCTCCGGAGGGTGCGTCGAGGGAGCCGTGTACGACCTGTGCCTCCAAGCCCTCCAGGACAGGCAGACCCGCATCGAGCGGTTCGGCTACAGCGACGAGGACGCCTTCGCGGTCGGACTGACCTGCGGCGGAACGATCGACATCATGGTCACCCCGTACGACTCCGGCCGGACGGCCGAGGCCACCGCGCTGTCGGCCGCCGCCGACGGCGAGCCGGTCGCTCTGGCCCGAGTGGTGCACGGCCCGGCCGACCTCCTCGGCCGGGCGGTGCTCGTCCGCCCCGACCGCACCCACGAAGGCGGCCTCGGCGGCCACCCCGACCTGGACCGCACGGCGATCGCCCAGGCCCGCGCCCTGCTGGACGCCGGCCGCACCGGCACGGTCGAGGTCTCGGAGGACGGCTCGCACTGCCCGGGCGGTGTCACCCTGCTCGTCGAGTCGGCCGTCCCGCCGCCGCGCATGATCGTCTTCGGCGCGATCGACTTCGCCGCCGCCCTCGTACGCGCGGGCAAGTTCCTCGGCTACCACGTCACCGTCTGCGACGCCCGCCCCGTCTTCGCCACCCGGGTCCGCTTCCCCGACGCCGACGAGATCGTCGTCGACTGGCCCCACCGCTACCTGGCGGGCACGGACACGGATGCCCGGACCGTACTGTGCGTGCTCACCCACGACGCCAAGTTCGACGTCCCCCTGCTGACCGAAGCCCTGCGGCTGCCCGTCGCCTACGTCGGCGCCATGGGCTCCCGCCGTACCCATGAGGACCGCAACCGGCGGCTTCGGGAAGCGGGCGTGAGCGAGCGCGAGCTGGCCCGGCTCAGGTCACCCATCGGCCTCGACCTGGGCGCCCGCACGCCCGAGGAGACCGCCTTGTCGATCGCGGCCGAGATCGTCGCCGCGAGACACGGCGGCACGGGCCGACCGCTCACCGGTGCGGACACCCCGATCCACCGGGACGAGCGGGCGGCCGGGCCGTTGCCGCAACCGGTCTGA
- a CDS encoding xanthine dehydrogenase family protein molybdopterin-binding subunit: MTTATKGSVGTAHTRVEGRDKVTGAARYAAEIPFAELAHGWLVLSTVARGRIRALDTEAVLRMPGVLTVLHHHNAPRVDNDYVGLLGVPPDPSVALFQNDRVVHMGWPVALVVAETSEQAREAAEALVVTYDQEPHDVAFSAERQAEAYPVDGHAPGVMEKGDLEARLASSAVVVDAQYTTPEEHHNPMEPHAATALWEGGRLEVVDSNQGTSWVAGELANLFSLDPASVRVRSEHVGGGFGSKGVRAHQVAAVLAATVLQRPVRVVMTRRQMFSLAGYRSPTAQRVRLGADADGRLRALEHQSLNMTSSVHEFVEPSAAASRAMYDADAHHTASRIVRLDVPTPTWMRAPGEAPGSFALESALDELAERCGIDPIELRLRNEPAVGPVSGLPFSSRNLIACFREGARRFGWADRDPRPGVRRDGRWLLGTGTAAASFPAGAMPSTAAVTAEADGTFTVGINAADIGTGARTALTLVAADALGVPTDRVRVRIGDSDLGPAMIAGGSTGTRSWAWAVTAAAEELRQSLAPGADIPPEGITVRSNTAEAIGALAQKERHSFGAQFAEVAVDPATGEVRVRRMLGIFAAGRIVNPLTARNQLVGGMIWGISMALHEEAVRDRATGGVYGADLAGYHVAAHADIPHVEADWVDDPDPDDPVGIKGIGEIGIVGAAAAVANAVWHATGVRHRHLPIRPDRVLMADGDA; this comes from the coding sequence ATGACCACCGCGACCAAGGGCTCCGTCGGCACGGCGCACACCCGCGTCGAAGGCCGCGACAAGGTCACCGGAGCCGCCCGCTACGCCGCCGAGATCCCCTTCGCCGAACTCGCCCACGGCTGGCTGGTCCTGTCCACCGTCGCCCGTGGCCGCATCCGCGCCCTGGACACCGAGGCGGTACTGCGGATGCCCGGCGTGCTCACCGTGCTCCACCACCACAACGCCCCACGCGTCGACAACGACTACGTCGGCCTGCTGGGCGTGCCGCCGGACCCGAGCGTCGCCCTCTTCCAGAACGACCGGGTCGTCCACATGGGCTGGCCGGTGGCGCTGGTCGTCGCCGAGACGTCCGAGCAGGCCAGGGAGGCCGCCGAGGCCCTCGTCGTGACGTACGACCAGGAGCCGCACGACGTCGCGTTCTCCGCCGAGCGGCAGGCCGAGGCGTATCCGGTCGACGGCCATGCGCCGGGCGTCATGGAGAAGGGCGACCTGGAGGCCCGACTCGCCTCCTCCGCCGTCGTGGTGGACGCGCAGTACACCACTCCGGAGGAGCACCACAACCCGATGGAGCCGCACGCCGCCACGGCCCTGTGGGAGGGCGGCCGGCTGGAGGTCGTCGACTCCAACCAGGGCACCAGCTGGGTCGCCGGCGAGCTCGCGAACCTGTTCTCCCTCGACCCCGCTTCCGTACGGGTGCGCTCCGAGCACGTCGGAGGCGGCTTCGGCAGCAAGGGCGTCCGTGCGCACCAGGTGGCCGCCGTGTTGGCCGCGACCGTCCTGCAGCGCCCGGTCAGGGTCGTCATGACCCGCCGGCAGATGTTCTCACTCGCCGGCTACCGCAGCCCCACGGCCCAGCGGGTCAGGCTCGGCGCCGACGCGGACGGGCGGCTGCGTGCCCTGGAGCACCAGTCCCTGAACATGACCTCGTCCGTGCACGAGTTCGTGGAGCCGAGCGCCGCCGCGAGCCGGGCGATGTACGACGCGGACGCGCATCACACGGCCAGCCGGATCGTGCGGCTCGACGTGCCGACCCCGACCTGGATGCGCGCCCCCGGGGAGGCCCCCGGCTCCTTCGCGCTGGAGTCGGCGCTCGACGAACTCGCCGAGCGCTGCGGCATCGACCCGATCGAGCTGCGCCTGCGCAACGAGCCCGCGGTGGGCCCGGTGTCCGGGCTGCCGTTCAGCAGCCGCAACCTGATCGCCTGCTTCCGGGAAGGCGCCCGCAGGTTCGGCTGGGCCGACCGGGACCCGCGGCCCGGAGTGCGCCGCGACGGCCGCTGGCTGCTCGGCACCGGCACCGCCGCCGCCTCCTTCCCCGCCGGAGCCATGCCCTCCACGGCGGCCGTCACCGCGGAGGCGGACGGCACCTTCACGGTCGGGATCAACGCCGCGGACATCGGCACCGGCGCCCGCACCGCGCTCACGCTGGTCGCCGCCGACGCGCTGGGAGTGCCGACGGATCGCGTCCGCGTGCGCATCGGGGACAGCGACCTCGGTCCGGCGATGATCGCGGGCGGCTCGACGGGCACCCGCTCCTGGGCATGGGCCGTCACGGCCGCCGCCGAGGAGCTGCGGCAGAGCCTCGCGCCGGGCGCCGACATTCCGCCGGAGGGCATCACCGTACGGTCGAACACGGCCGAGGCCATCGGCGCCCTGGCCCAGAAGGAACGACACTCCTTCGGGGCGCAGTTCGCCGAGGTCGCCGTCGACCCGGCCACCGGTGAGGTCCGGGTGCGCCGCATGCTGGGCATCTTCGCGGCCGGCCGGATCGTCAACCCGCTCACCGCCCGCAACCAGCTCGTCGGCGGCATGATCTGGGGCATCTCGATGGCCCTGCACGAGGAAGCCGTCCGGGACCGGGCCACGGGCGGCGTCTACGGCGCCGACCTCGCGGGCTACCACGTCGCCGCGCACGCCGACATCCCGCACGTCGAGGCCGACTGGGTCGACGATCCCGACCCGGACGACCCGGTCGGCATCAAGGGCATCGGCGAGATCGGCATCGTGGGTGCCGCGGCGGCGGTCGCCAACGCCGTGTGGCACGCGACCGGCGTCCGCCACCGGCACCTGCCCATCCGCCCCGACCGTGTCCTGATGGCCGACGGCGATGCTTGA
- a CDS encoding FAD binding domain-containing protein, with product MREFGYQRAYDVSGAVALLDGDGEARFLGGGTNLVDLMKTGVERPARLVDVRELPLNRIEPTGDGGLRIGATVTNSDLAAHPEVRSHYPALAQAVLAGASGQLRNMATVGGNLLQRTRCGYFADVTSACNKRDPGSGCPALTGEHHNHAILGASGHCVATHPSDMGVALAAFDAVVSYETADGPGELPLADFYLPVGETPHLETALPPGALITAVTLPPTPVAAHSRYRKVRERASYAFAIGSIAAALDVRDGLVQDVRLAFGAVASRPWRARTAERALIGAPADAENFAAAADTELAHAEPLPHNGYKVTLMRNLVVAVLGELAEEAAR from the coding sequence ATGAGGGAGTTCGGCTACCAGCGCGCCTACGACGTCTCCGGCGCCGTGGCGCTGCTCGACGGCGACGGGGAAGCCCGTTTCCTGGGCGGCGGCACCAACCTCGTCGACCTGATGAAGACCGGCGTCGAGCGGCCCGCCCGGCTCGTCGACGTCCGCGAACTGCCCCTGAACCGCATCGAGCCGACCGGTGACGGCGGCCTGCGCATCGGTGCGACCGTCACCAACAGTGACCTCGCCGCGCACCCCGAAGTCCGGTCGCACTACCCGGCCTTGGCGCAGGCGGTGCTGGCCGGCGCCTCCGGGCAGCTGCGCAACATGGCCACCGTCGGCGGCAACCTGCTCCAGCGCACGCGCTGCGGCTACTTCGCCGACGTCACCTCGGCCTGCAACAAACGCGACCCCGGCAGCGGCTGCCCCGCCCTCACCGGCGAGCACCACAACCACGCCATCCTCGGAGCCTCCGGCCACTGCGTGGCCACGCACCCCTCCGACATGGGCGTGGCGCTCGCCGCCTTCGACGCCGTCGTGTCCTACGAAACGGCGGACGGGCCGGGGGAGTTGCCGCTCGCCGACTTCTACCTGCCCGTGGGCGAGACCCCGCACCTGGAGACGGCCCTGCCGCCGGGTGCGCTGATCACCGCCGTCACGCTGCCGCCCACCCCGGTCGCCGCCCACTCCCGCTACCGCAAGGTGCGTGAGCGCGCCTCGTACGCCTTCGCCATCGGCTCCATCGCCGCCGCCCTCGACGTCCGGGACGGCCTCGTACAGGACGTCCGCCTGGCCTTCGGGGCGGTCGCGTCCCGCCCCTGGCGGGCCCGCACGGCCGAACGCGCCCTGATCGGGGCCCCGGCCGACGCGGAGAACTTCGCGGCCGCCGCGGACACCGAACTGGCCCACGCCGAACCGCTGCCCCACAACGGATACAAGGTGACCCTGATGCGCAACCTCGTCGTGGCCGTGCTCGGCGAACTCGCCGAGGAGGCCGCCCGATGA
- a CDS encoding (2Fe-2S)-binding protein, with amino-acid sequence MPPSTSSDLTLSVNGEKYTLTVDHRTTLLDALRERLDLTGTKKGCDQGQCGACTVLVDGRRAVSCLQLAVAAEGREITTIEGVADGDQLHPVQQAFLDLDGFQCGYCTPGQICSAIALIEEHAAGWPSAATDDIRPEAGPPPLTPEEIRERMSGNLCRCGAYVSIVQAVARAAEAKGAAA; translated from the coding sequence ATGCCCCCATCGACGTCCAGCGACCTCACCCTGTCCGTCAACGGCGAGAAGTACACGCTGACCGTCGACCACCGCACCACCCTCCTGGACGCCCTGCGCGAGCGCCTGGACCTGACCGGCACGAAGAAGGGCTGTGACCAGGGGCAGTGCGGCGCCTGTACGGTCCTGGTCGACGGCCGCCGGGCCGTGTCCTGCCTCCAGCTCGCGGTGGCGGCCGAGGGGCGTGAGATCACCACCATCGAGGGCGTGGCCGACGGTGATCAACTGCACCCGGTGCAGCAGGCCTTCCTCGACCTCGACGGTTTCCAGTGCGGTTACTGCACGCCGGGGCAGATCTGCTCGGCCATCGCCCTGATCGAGGAACACGCGGCGGGCTGGCCCAGCGCCGCCACCGACGACATACGGCCCGAGGCGGGACCGCCACCCCTGACGCCGGAGGAGATCCGGGAGCGGATGAGCGGCAACCTGTGCCGCTGCGGCGCGTACGTGTCGATCGTCCAGGCCGTGGCCCGGGCCGCCGAGGCCAAGGGAGCGGCGGCATGA
- a CDS encoding TetR/AcrR family transcriptional regulator has translation MPQKKDAPLRSDAQRNRERILEVALVELTRAADAPLSAIAKKAGVGQGTFYRHFPSREALVMEIYRHEMQQVADTAAPLLESREPDRALREWLDRCAQFAMTKAGLADALRQATGAPGKPAKPAPTPLTEAAELLLRANEKAGTIRPGVTADDLFLAVGGLWTIAPHTDWQPRANRLLDLVMDALRVGAPGA, from the coding sequence GTGCCGCAGAAGAAGGACGCTCCTCTGCGCTCGGACGCGCAACGCAACCGCGAGCGCATCCTGGAGGTCGCGCTGGTCGAACTGACGCGTGCGGCGGACGCCCCACTGAGCGCGATCGCCAAGAAGGCGGGGGTCGGGCAGGGGACCTTCTACCGACACTTCCCGAGCCGTGAGGCGCTCGTCATGGAGATCTACCGGCACGAGATGCAGCAGGTCGCCGACACGGCGGCGCCGCTGCTGGAGAGCCGGGAGCCGGACCGGGCGCTGCGCGAGTGGCTGGACCGCTGCGCGCAGTTCGCCATGACGAAGGCCGGTCTGGCCGACGCCCTCCGGCAGGCCACCGGCGCGCCGGGAAAGCCGGCGAAGCCGGCCCCCACGCCGCTGACCGAGGCGGCCGAACTCCTCCTGCGCGCCAATGAGAAGGCCGGCACCATCCGCCCCGGAGTCACCGCGGACGACCTCTTCCTCGCCGTCGGCGGTCTCTGGACGATCGCCCCCCACACGGACTGGCAACCACGCGCCAACCGCCTGCTGGACCTCGTCATGGACGCGCTGCGAGTGGGGGCGCCCGGTGCCTGA
- a CDS encoding LysR family transcriptional regulator, whose product MIDLRRLHVLRAVAHYGTVTAAARALHFTPSAASQQIRQLARDLGVDLLEPQGRGVRLTPAAESLLAHADAIQARWDQAELDLRADHGAPSGVLRVTGFPVAVSVLLAPMAARLGERHPRLSVRITEAGVPESFDLLFEGDIDLAIVESTPHNPPLSDTRFDQQPLLDDPFDLVVPDGHRLAGRARVDLAEAAHEAWIAPVEESACRPHVLSACGAAGFTPDVVHHALDWNVAAHLVAHRLGVALVPRLAHLTPHLPITRVRCEGNPHRKLLTCTRGGGHARPAVATALRELRELAATAVA is encoded by the coding sequence ATGATTGACCTGCGCCGACTGCATGTCCTGAGGGCGGTCGCCCACTACGGCACGGTCACCGCGGCCGCCCGAGCCCTGCACTTCACCCCGTCCGCCGCCTCCCAGCAGATCCGGCAGCTCGCCCGTGACCTGGGTGTCGACCTGCTGGAGCCGCAGGGGCGCGGGGTCCGGCTGACTCCGGCCGCCGAGAGCCTGCTCGCGCACGCCGACGCCATCCAGGCCCGCTGGGACCAGGCGGAACTCGATCTGCGGGCGGATCACGGGGCGCCGTCCGGGGTGCTGCGGGTGACGGGCTTCCCCGTGGCCGTCTCGGTGCTGCTGGCGCCGATGGCGGCCCGGCTGGGGGAGCGGCACCCGCGGCTGTCCGTGCGGATCACCGAGGCGGGCGTCCCGGAGAGCTTCGACCTCCTCTTCGAGGGTGACATCGACCTGGCGATCGTCGAGTCGACCCCGCACAACCCCCCGCTGAGCGACACGCGGTTCGACCAGCAGCCGTTGCTCGACGACCCGTTCGACCTGGTCGTCCCCGACGGGCACCGGCTGGCCGGACGGGCCCGGGTCGATCTCGCCGAGGCGGCACACGAGGCGTGGATCGCACCGGTGGAGGAGAGCGCCTGCCGCCCGCACGTCCTGTCCGCCTGCGGGGCGGCCGGTTTCACCCCCGACGTCGTCCATCACGCCCTCGACTGGAACGTCGCCGCCCACCTCGTCGCCCACCGGCTCGGCGTCGCCCTCGTCCCGCGCCTCGCCCATCTGACGCCGCACCTGCCGATCACCCGGGTCCGCTGCGAAGGCAACCCCCACCGCAAGCTCCTGACCTGCACCCGCGGCGGCGGCCACGCCCGCCCGGCGGTGGCGACGGCCCTGCGGGAACTACGAGAACTGGCTGCCACGGCCGTCGCCTGA
- a CDS encoding ArsR/SmtB family transcription factor, with product MISFRLDAEDLADTRFAISPLREVMGSLRALRAPALYPLHVRWRAAVLRKLDPADARLLAALVGDTLALPDFLTPRPASFAPTLDEQLTVVRATPAPTVRRDLLAAHAPRPLPPALRAVTSPGDAPVAELVEELCELLRCYWESALLPYWPRMRLVLEADITHRARQLATGGARLLFADLHRNLRWDDGVLHVDRMRGRHHVDGSGRGLRLVPSLFAHQPAPPVSAAEPPMLAYPGRGAATLWEPEPEPGAPALAALLGAPRSTLLRLLAEPLPTVELARRLGVTPSAVSQHLRVLHGTGLVTRTRDGRRVLYRRSPLGEQLAQHGRA from the coding sequence ATGATCAGCTTCCGGCTCGACGCCGAGGACCTCGCCGACACCCGCTTCGCGATCTCGCCCCTGCGTGAGGTGATGGGCAGCCTGCGCGCCCTGCGTGCCCCCGCCCTCTATCCCCTGCACGTCCGGTGGCGCGCCGCCGTGCTCCGGAAGCTCGACCCGGCCGACGCGCGGCTGCTCGCGGCCCTGGTGGGGGACACCCTGGCCCTGCCCGACTTCCTGACCCCCAGACCGGCGTCCTTCGCGCCCACCCTCGACGAGCAGCTGACCGTCGTACGCGCCACCCCCGCGCCGACCGTCCGCCGTGACCTGCTCGCGGCCCACGCGCCGAGGCCCCTGCCGCCTGCCCTGCGGGCGGTCACCTCTCCCGGTGACGCTCCCGTCGCGGAGCTGGTGGAGGAGCTGTGCGAACTCCTGCGGTGCTACTGGGAGTCGGCGCTGCTGCCGTACTGGCCACGGATGCGGCTCGTGCTGGAGGCCGACATCACGCACCGGGCACGGCAGCTGGCCACCGGCGGTGCCCGGCTGCTCTTCGCCGACCTGCACCGCAACCTGCGCTGGGACGACGGTGTCCTGCACGTCGACCGGATGCGCGGCCGCCACCACGTGGACGGCTCCGGACGCGGCCTGCGCCTGGTGCCGTCCCTGTTCGCGCACCAGCCGGCGCCCCCGGTCAGCGCCGCGGAACCGCCGATGCTCGCCTACCCCGGCCGGGGCGCCGCCACCCTGTGGGAACCGGAGCCCGAGCCCGGCGCCCCCGCCCTGGCGGCCCTGCTCGGCGCGCCCCGCAGCACGCTGCTGCGGCTGCTGGCCGAGCCCCTGCCGACGGTGGAGCTGGCCCGGCGCCTCGGTGTGACCCCGAGCGCCGTGTCCCAGCATCTGCGCGTCCTGCACGGGACGGGCCTGGTCACCCGCACCCGCGACGGCCGCCGCGTCCTCTACCGGCGCAGCCCGCTGGGGGAGCAGCTGGCACAGCACGGCAGGGCCTGA
- a CDS encoding MFS transporter, with product MTDHDQRQPTAHPGASPRVILALALVCGAAVGNVYFPQALSPLIASGLHVSPDAAAGVVTATQFGYAAGICLLVPLGDRLPYRPLLVTLLTLTGLGLFAASAAPGLVPLVVASALVGVTTVAAPLAGPLAAGLVSEERRGVTGGTLLSGSLAGMLLSRTVGGALGDLLGWRAPYVLAAVLSLAVAALSARLLPRTSPPSSQGCVALLAEPLRLLRTEPGLRRSCLYQALVFAGFSAVWTGVALLLTGPAYGMGAGAVGLLALVNAVTMVCTPVAGRQVDRRGPDAVNRVCFLVVGASAAVLALGGLGGVAGMTALVVGTLLLDVGMQSGMVANTVRIQALRAEVRSRLTTAYMTCAYLGGAVGSWLGTRAYGRFGWPGVCALVAALTAVALARHRGATRRTAARFRRTAAPGSGAAGPTMAARAAATSREETS from the coding sequence ATGACGGATCACGATCAACGGCAGCCTACCGCGCACCCCGGCGCGAGTCCCCGGGTGATCCTGGCCCTGGCGCTCGTCTGCGGCGCGGCCGTGGGCAATGTCTACTTCCCGCAGGCCCTCAGCCCGCTGATCGCGTCCGGGCTGCACGTCTCGCCCGACGCGGCCGCCGGCGTCGTCACCGCGACGCAGTTCGGCTACGCGGCCGGGATCTGTCTTCTCGTCCCGCTCGGTGACCGCCTCCCGTACCGCCCGCTGCTGGTCACCCTCCTCACGCTCACCGGCCTCGGGCTGTTCGCGGCGAGTGCCGCGCCGGGGCTGGTGCCGCTGGTCGTCGCCAGTGCCCTGGTGGGGGTGACGACGGTGGCGGCCCCGCTCGCCGGGCCGCTGGCGGCCGGTCTGGTATCAGAGGAGCGGCGCGGCGTGACCGGCGGCACCCTGCTGAGCGGCTCCCTCGCGGGCATGCTGCTGTCGCGCACCGTCGGCGGCGCGCTCGGCGACCTGCTCGGCTGGCGGGCACCGTACGTCCTGGCCGCCGTGCTGTCCCTGGCGGTGGCCGCGCTGTCGGCGCGCCTGCTTCCGCGAACGTCCCCGCCCTCCTCCCAGGGCTGTGTCGCGCTCCTGGCCGAGCCGCTGCGGCTGCTGCGCACCGAACCCGGTCTGCGCCGCTCCTGCCTGTACCAGGCCCTGGTGTTCGCCGGTTTCTCCGCGGTGTGGACCGGTGTGGCCCTGCTGCTCACCGGCCCGGCATACGGCATGGGTGCGGGGGCCGTGGGACTGCTCGCCCTGGTCAACGCAGTCACCATGGTGTGCACGCCGGTCGCGGGCCGCCAGGTCGACCGGCGGGGGCCGGACGCGGTCAACCGGGTGTGCTTCCTGGTGGTGGGCGCCTCGGCCGCGGTGCTGGCGCTGGGCGGTCTCGGCGGCGTGGCGGGGATGACGGCCCTGGTCGTGGGCACGCTGCTGCTCGACGTCGGCATGCAGTCCGGGATGGTCGCCAACACGGTGCGGATCCAGGCGCTGCGCGCCGAGGTGCGCAGCCGGCTCACCACCGCCTACATGACCTGCGCGTATCTTGGTGGCGCCGTCGGCTCGTGGCTGGGCACGCGAGCGTACGGCCGCTTCGGGTGGCCCGGGGTGTGCGCGCTGGTCGCGGCGCTCACGGCCGTGGCCCTCGCCCGCCACCGGGGCGCCACCCGCCGGACGGCGGCGAGGTTCCGCCGGACGGCGGCGCCCGGGTCCGGCGCGGCGGGACCGACCATGGCCGCACGAGCCGCCGCGACCTCGCGTGAGGAGACGTCATGA